A stretch of DNA from Methanoplanus endosymbiosus:
TCTTTTCAGAGGCCTATGAAAATTCCGGCGGTGACCCTTCTGCAATTGATCTCAATGTTCTGAGAGATAACATCAGGCTTTCAAATTTTGGAACACTTGAACTATATATCATCAATGAATCCGGGGTTGTTGAATACAGCACTTATAAACCGGATATAGGGCTTGATTTCAGCAGATATCCGGAATTTTTTGAGAAAATTGATACAATCAGGAAAGGGGATGTATTTGTCGGGGATCGTGCAACAGGTGGGTGGTCCGGAGATGTAAATCTTAAGAAATACGCTTATCTTCCCACATATGATCATAAGTATCTGCTCGAATTCGGTTTTACATCTGAGGTTTTTGAAGAGGGAAGGAAAGTTTTCAAATACGGTGGTATTGGTGACCTGCTCTCGGAACAGAATTACAATCTCGTCTCATCAAAGGTGTATAATATTGCATTTAAAGAAGTCGGAGGTGATCTTGCAGATGACCTTACAAGAGAGAATCTCAGAACAGTTTTTAAGGAGGGTTGTGACCTTGAATATATCAACTCCTCCGGTGAGACGATAACAGAATATATTTTTATTGATCTCAATGACGGAAGCTCTCCTTCTTCAAGCCAGATGAATCTTGCTGTGAAACTGGTTTTTTCAACCGAAAATCTTAATGATACGCTGGATATGCTCTCATTTTACATCTGGATGTTCATCATTCTTGCCTCCGCCATCAGCCTTTTATCTGCCTATTATATAGCATATTACTTCACAAAACCGATCAGATCTATAATCCGTGACATTGAGGTTATTGCCGGAGGTGACCTTGATCATCCGATTAATAAAACCCAGTCTGCGGAAGGTGAATATCTCAGGGGCGAGATTGAGATTCTCGTACGAAGACTTAAGGGTGAGATCGAACTCTTACAGAAAACCTCTGATAATCTGGACAGTGAACTTGAAAAGAACAGGCGAAAAGAGGAAGAACTGAAGAAAGTGAATAAAAAGCTGACACTTATATCCGGAATTACACTTCATGATATTCAGAATCAGATTCTTGCGCTATCTTCATATGTTTATTATATGAGACTTAACAGGGAGAATGGTAAAGATGATGATGATTACTTTAAGTTTATTGATGATATTGTCCTGGCAGTTAAGGATCACATCTCCTTTGCCTCTGATTACAGACAGGTAGGGCTTAAAAAGCCGGTCTGGCAGAATATAGGTGTACTTGTTGATGAAATAATCCGGAAAAGTCCGTTTCCGGATATCAATTTTACAGTCAGTACTGGCAACCTGACTGTTCTGGCAGATTCCATGTTTAAGAGGGTGCTCTTCAATCTCTTTGAAAACTCCGTCCGGCACGGAAAGGGAGTTACTTCTGTCTCTGTCTCATTTTATGAGTCTGAAGGGTCCGGCCACCTTATTATTGAGGATGATGGGTGCGGCGTACCTGAGAAAGATAAAGAAAGGATATTTGAAAAGAAATTTGGGGAAAATACCGGCCTTGGCCTCTTCCTGGTACGGGAGATTCTTGCAACATCCGGCATGGCTGTTTATGAATCCGGCACAGAAGGGGAAGGTGCGAGGTTTGAGATCTCCATACCTGAGGGGTATTACCGCTTCAGGTGAGGTGTTTATGTTATCTCCGCTATTTTTTTGCCTGTGATGTCTGACAGTTGGTATTGATTAACTATTTCTTTATGTTATTTCAGAACATATTGGATCATAATATGGTTTCAGAGAATTTGGAATATAATGATAACAACAGAAAGGTCATCTCCTGTCATGTCCTTGTAATCGGGAGCGGCGGTTCGGGTACAAGGGCGGCAATAGAAGCATCACAATCCGGCGAGACTATTCTTGTTACCCGGACGATTGCCGGAAAGGGTGGATGCACAACTATGGCGGAGGGGGGTTATAATGCCGTTATGAAGGAGGACGACTCATGTCCTTTGCATGAGGAGGACACTCTTAAAGGCGGTGCATATCTCAATGACCCAAAACTTGTTGATATTCTTGTGAATGAATCTCCGGAAAGGATGAATGATCTTGTAAAGTGGGGAGCTGTATTTGACGTGACTCCTGAAAGGGAGATTGCACAGCGTCCTTTCGGCGGGCAGAGATTCCCCCGGACATGCTACGCAGGAGACCGGACCGGCCATGAGATTATGATGACCTTAATTGAGCGTCTGAGAAGCAGTGATGTAACGGTGCTTGCTGAGGTGACAGTCATTGAGCTTCTGAAGGCCGGTGACATTGTCTGCGGTGCTGCCGCGATTGACATAAAAGGTAATCTGGTTATTATTGAGGCAGATGCAGTTGTTCTTGCAACCGGGGGCGGAACACAGGTATATGACATCTCCACAAACTGCGCCACCGGAAACGGACAGGGATTTGCCATGGGTTACAGGGCCGGGGCAGAGCTGATAGATATGGAGATGGTGCAGTTCCATCCTACAGGTGCGGTTCATCCCTATGATGCAAGAGGCCGGCTTATCACCGAGGCTGTCCGTGGTGAAGGTGGTCTTCTCAAAGATTCAGAAGGCCGTCGTTTCATGGAAAAATATGATCCCGTACGGATGGAGTTATCCACAAGGGATGTTGTATCACGTGCCATCGCAACCGAAATTCTTGAAGGTCGTGGCACTGATAAGGGCGGTGTCTATCTTGATGTATCCCATCTGGGTGATAAGGAGATTGAGGAGAAACTCCCGGTTATGCTTGAACAGTTCCTTCTGTCCGGAGTTGACATCAGAAAGGAGCCTATGGAGGTTGCACCGACTGCCCATCATATTATGGGCGGACTGAGGATAACTCCGGAATGCAGGACCACTGTAAAGGGGCTTTTTGCCTGTGGTGAGGTGACCGGCGGTGTTCACGGTGCCAACCGCCTCGGCGGCAATGCACTGGCTGATACTCAGGTCTTTGGCAGACGTGCCGGTTTTTATGCCGGAAGTGAGCCTGAGATGGAGAAGGTTGCTGATGAGCATCAGATTGGCATAATCAGGCAGAAGCTTGATTCTTATCTCTCCGGGGATACAAATCCTGCTGAAATAAAGAAGCGCCTTAAGAGAGTTATGTGGGATGATGCAGGCATATTCAGAACCGGGGAAAAACTCAAACTCGCTTTAAGGGAGATTGCAGAACTGAAGAAGTTAAAGCCAAAGGCTGCTGATTCCGGCTCTTTTATTGACTGCTGGACTATCCAGGATATGCTTGAGGTGGCTGAACTGATTGTTAAAGGGGCAATTATGAGGGAGGAGTCCCGTGGCGCTCATGTGAGAGCTGATATTGAAACTGCGTGGAATGCGGATAAATCTCCGTTTGGGCATACTTTTCAGTCGATTTCACGCTCAGGTATTGAGAAGAAGGAGGATTGCTGATGGAGAATATCAATATTAAGATCTCACGCTTCAGCCCGGACAGAGATGACAAACCGGAGCTGAAAGATTATAACGTACAGCTCAATGACGGTGCAATGGTTCTTGATGCCCTCATTTATGTTAAGGATAATCTTGACCAGACTCTGGCGTTCAGGTACTGCTGCCGGGCAGGCCAGTGCGGGAGCTGTGCCATAAAGATGAATGGTGAACCTGTTTTAGCCTGCATGACTACGGCAGTGGATGGTATGGTCATTGAGCCGCTTGACTTTCCGGTGATAAAGGATCTCATCACTGATATTGAACCTGCACTGAAGGATATTCCGGGAGTTGTGCCATGTGAGTCCTCAGAAATCCCGACAAAAGAGCAGATCGATGCGATAAAGCCTTTAAGGGATTGTATTGAGTGTCTCTGCTGTGTATCTGCATGTCCGGCGATGAAGGTCGTGGATTTTAAAGGGCCGACTGTAATGAGGCAGGAGATGAGACTTGAGCTTGATCCAAGGGATGTAAGAAATTTTGTTCCGGGAGCGGTAAATGAGGGTCTTTTTACCTGCACTTCATGCCAGAAATGCGTCGAGGTCTGCCCGAAGGATATCAGGATGCCACATAAGGCGATAGAGAAACTGCGTGAGCTTGCAAACCGGCAGGGCTTTACACTTCCGAGGCACCAGGAGGTTGCAGAGCTTGTAAAGGTCACCGGAAGAAGTGTTGATCTGCAGAAGGAGACCTTATTCAGCCAGGTTCCTGAAGTTATTGAGCCTGAGGGTGAGGTCAGGGCTGAGGTCGGCTTCTTTGTCGGCTGCATGTACAATATGAGGGTTGTGCAGAACGGTCTTGATGCTCTTGAGGTTTTAAAGAGAAACGGGGTGCGGGTGATTATTCCAAAGGATCAGGTCTGCTGCGGCTCTCCGCTTATACGGACCGGACAGACGTCCTTTCTTGATGAGCTTAAGAGAAAGAATATCGAATGCTTTGAGAAGAGGGGTATTAAGAGGGTGATGACGATGTGCGCCGGATGTGGCTCCACTCTTAAAAACGACTATGATACTCCTTATGAGGTTATTGATATCAATGAGCTGTTAACAGAGATTGGTATTGAGCTTCCTGAAAAACTTGATGTAAAGGTGACCTATCATGACCCATGCCATCTTAAGAGAGGGCAGGGTGTGGAGAGTGAGCCGAGGGAGATTCTCAGAATGATCACCGATGATTTCGTTGAGATGCCGTCTATATGCTGTGGTGCAGGTGGTGGTGTCAGGTCGGGCCTGCCTGATGTGGCTGCAAGCCTTGGTAAGCTTAGAGATGAAGAGATCAAAAAGACCGGCTGTGATATTGTGGTCACATCATGCCCCTTCTGTGAATTTCATATTCAGGATTCCACAGATAAGCCTGTGAAGAATATAAATTCACTTCTTCTTGAGGGCTACCGGAAGAAGGATGCTCTGAAGTCCGAAGATGAGAAGTGATCTGAAACGTTCAGATTTTCTGACCAAAAATCCAAAATATTTATTTTTCTGAATTTAAAACTTAAGCATATAACGGAAGCTGAATAACATTTTGATTGTAATAGGAATTGATCCCGGACTGGCCCGTGTCGGTTTTGGTGTAATTAAGGAAGAGAGGGGAAGGATAACGGCCCTTGAATACGGGTGCATCGAGACCGGTTGTGAACTCAGGTGTTCTGAGAGGCTTCTTGAGATATATAATGCCCTCTCTGAGCTTTTCGGAAAATACGAAGCTGACTGTATCGCAGTTGAAAAGCTCTTCTTTTCAAGGAATACAAC
This window harbors:
- a CDS encoding sensor histidine kinase → MQEGVEKKASQQTKLALGFFVIFFILILIISVATYTTFRTSFETQYDDRMDDAVVVVINHVNLVNTGLNTYENAYDRELLESFSLFSEAYENSGGDPSAIDLNVLRDNIRLSNFGTLELYIINESGVVEYSTYKPDIGLDFSRYPEFFEKIDTIRKGDVFVGDRATGGWSGDVNLKKYAYLPTYDHKYLLEFGFTSEVFEEGRKVFKYGGIGDLLSEQNYNLVSSKVYNIAFKEVGGDLADDLTRENLRTVFKEGCDLEYINSSGETITEYIFIDLNDGSSPSSSQMNLAVKLVFSTENLNDTLDMLSFYIWMFIILASAISLLSAYYIAYYFTKPIRSIIRDIEVIAGGDLDHPINKTQSAEGEYLRGEIEILVRRLKGEIELLQKTSDNLDSELEKNRRKEEELKKVNKKLTLISGITLHDIQNQILALSSYVYYMRLNRENGKDDDDYFKFIDDIVLAVKDHISFASDYRQVGLKKPVWQNIGVLVDEIIRKSPFPDINFTVSTGNLTVLADSMFKRVLFNLFENSVRHGKGVTSVSVSFYESEGSGHLIIEDDGCGVPEKDKERIFEKKFGENTGLGLFLVREILATSGMAVYESGTEGEGARFEISIPEGYYRFR
- the tfrA gene encoding fumarate reductase (CoM/CoB) subunit TfrA gives rise to the protein MVSENLEYNDNNRKVISCHVLVIGSGGSGTRAAIEASQSGETILVTRTIAGKGGCTTMAEGGYNAVMKEDDSCPLHEEDTLKGGAYLNDPKLVDILVNESPERMNDLVKWGAVFDVTPEREIAQRPFGGQRFPRTCYAGDRTGHEIMMTLIERLRSSDVTVLAEVTVIELLKAGDIVCGAAAIDIKGNLVIIEADAVVLATGGGTQVYDISTNCATGNGQGFAMGYRAGAELIDMEMVQFHPTGAVHPYDARGRLITEAVRGEGGLLKDSEGRRFMEKYDPVRMELSTRDVVSRAIATEILEGRGTDKGGVYLDVSHLGDKEIEEKLPVMLEQFLLSGVDIRKEPMEVAPTAHHIMGGLRITPECRTTVKGLFACGEVTGGVHGANRLGGNALADTQVFGRRAGFYAGSEPEMEKVADEHQIGIIRQKLDSYLSGDTNPAEIKKRLKRVMWDDAGIFRTGEKLKLALREIAELKKLKPKAADSGSFIDCWTIQDMLEVAELIVKGAIMREESRGAHVRADIETAWNADKSPFGHTFQSISRSGIEKKEDC
- the tfrB gene encoding fumarate reductase (CoM/CoB) subunit TfrB, with the protein product MENINIKISRFSPDRDDKPELKDYNVQLNDGAMVLDALIYVKDNLDQTLAFRYCCRAGQCGSCAIKMNGEPVLACMTTAVDGMVIEPLDFPVIKDLITDIEPALKDIPGVVPCESSEIPTKEQIDAIKPLRDCIECLCCVSACPAMKVVDFKGPTVMRQEMRLELDPRDVRNFVPGAVNEGLFTCTSCQKCVEVCPKDIRMPHKAIEKLRELANRQGFTLPRHQEVAELVKVTGRSVDLQKETLFSQVPEVIEPEGEVRAEVGFFVGCMYNMRVVQNGLDALEVLKRNGVRVIIPKDQVCCGSPLIRTGQTSFLDELKRKNIECFEKRGIKRVMTMCAGCGSTLKNDYDTPYEVIDINELLTEIGIELPEKLDVKVTYHDPCHLKRGQGVESEPREILRMITDDFVEMPSICCGAGGGVRSGLPDVAASLGKLRDEEIKKTGCDIVVTSCPFCEFHIQDSTDKPVKNINSLLLEGYRKKDALKSEDEK